A region from the Nocardioides exalbidus genome encodes:
- a CDS encoding 2-hydroxyacid dehydrogenase, producing MSGSTVVMVGTLRAELVGPLQEEYDARELSQLTPEEAATVRVAVTSGVWGVRAEHLDRLPALEAIVNFGVGHDATDVAEAGRRGIVVSNTPDVLTDCVADAAVGLLIDTLRGLSAADRFVRRGDWAAGGTPPLARRVSGTRVGIVGLGRIGLAIATRLEGFGTTISYHNRSPRADVSYSYAPDVVTLAEGCDVLVLAAAGGDGSRHLVDAKVLDAIGPDGFLVNIARGSVVDEDALVAALDSGAIAGAGLDVFASEPTVPAALLERDDVVLTPHIGSATVETRQAMTELTLANVAAYLDSGKLLTPVG from the coding sequence GTGAGCGGATCGACGGTCGTCATGGTGGGCACGCTGCGAGCCGAGCTGGTGGGCCCGCTCCAGGAGGAGTACGACGCCCGCGAGCTGTCGCAGCTCACCCCCGAGGAGGCCGCCACGGTCCGCGTCGCGGTGACCAGTGGCGTGTGGGGCGTGCGGGCCGAGCACCTGGACCGGCTGCCGGCGCTCGAGGCGATCGTGAACTTCGGCGTCGGCCACGACGCGACCGACGTCGCCGAGGCGGGCCGTCGCGGGATCGTCGTCTCGAACACCCCCGACGTGCTGACCGACTGCGTCGCCGACGCGGCCGTCGGCCTGCTGATCGACACCCTGCGCGGCCTCTCCGCCGCCGATCGGTTCGTGCGCCGCGGCGACTGGGCGGCGGGAGGCACCCCGCCGCTCGCCCGTCGCGTCAGCGGCACGCGCGTCGGCATCGTCGGCCTGGGCCGGATCGGGCTGGCGATCGCGACCCGGCTCGAGGGCTTCGGCACCACGATCAGCTACCACAACCGCAGTCCGCGCGCTGACGTGTCGTACTCCTACGCACCCGACGTGGTGACGCTCGCCGAGGGCTGCGACGTGCTCGTCCTGGCCGCCGCCGGGGGCGACGGCTCGCGCCACCTCGTCGACGCGAAGGTGCTCGACGCGATCGGTCCGGACGGCTTCCTGGTCAACATCGCCCGCGGCTCGGTGGTCGACGAGGATGCGCTGGTCGCGGCGCTCGATTCGGGCGCGATCGCCGGCGCCGGCCTCGACGTGTTCGCGTCCGAGCCGACCGTCCCGGCGGCCCTCCTGGAGCGCGACGACGTCGTGCTCACGCCGCACATCGGCAGCGCGACGGTGGAGACCCGGCAGGCGATGACCGAGCTCACCCTCGCCAACGTGGCGGCGTACCTCGACAGCGGGAAGCTGCTGACACCCGTCGGCTGA
- a CDS encoding AEC family transporter: MDLLIGFTTILVVIAAGVGLAHVGVLDARSQRTLGEIAFFVASPALMVVTISKVHLETATKNLVASSISLAVCFVLYVVLARLRWRLSSGPLLIGALTSSYVNAGNLGLAVAAYVVGDITVVVPALLVQMMVVQPAALVMLDRITGRGEGFGKAARRLVTNPLTVAAVIGVVLALTGWRLPEVAEAPLELMAGAAIPMMLMSYGAALRLSPALGKAGHNGEVLLATVLKLAVMPVVAWAVGAALGLEGTVLLGVVVTAALPTAQNIFLHATRYRVGEDVARETILITTLASLPVVLLIAVVLG, translated from the coding sequence ATGGACCTGCTGATCGGCTTCACCACGATCCTCGTCGTGATCGCAGCCGGCGTCGGGCTCGCGCACGTCGGCGTCCTCGACGCCCGTTCGCAGCGCACCCTCGGCGAGATCGCGTTCTTCGTCGCCTCGCCGGCCCTGATGGTCGTCACGATCAGCAAGGTCCACCTCGAGACCGCCACCAAGAACCTCGTCGCGAGCTCGATCTCGCTCGCCGTCTGCTTCGTGCTGTACGTCGTCCTGGCGCGGCTGCGCTGGAGGCTGTCGAGCGGCCCGCTGCTGATCGGCGCGCTCACCTCGTCCTACGTCAACGCCGGCAATCTCGGCCTCGCCGTCGCGGCCTACGTCGTCGGCGACATCACCGTCGTGGTGCCCGCGCTCCTCGTGCAGATGATGGTCGTGCAGCCGGCCGCACTGGTGATGCTCGACCGGATCACCGGCCGCGGCGAGGGCTTCGGCAAGGCCGCGCGCAGGCTCGTCACCAACCCGCTCACCGTCGCCGCGGTCATCGGCGTCGTGCTCGCCCTGACCGGATGGCGGCTGCCCGAGGTCGCCGAGGCACCGTTGGAGCTGATGGCGGGCGCGGCGATCCCGATGATGCTGATGTCCTACGGCGCCGCGCTGCGTCTGAGCCCGGCGCTCGGCAAGGCCGGCCACAACGGCGAGGTGCTGCTCGCGACCGTCCTCAAGCTCGCGGTGATGCCGGTCGTCGCGTGGGCGGTCGGCGCCGCGCTCGGCCTTGAGGGGACCGTGCTGCTGGGCGTCGTCGTCACCGCCGCCCTGCCGACCGCGCAGAACATCTTCCTCCACGCCACGCGCTACCGCGTCGGCGAGGACGTCGCCCGCGAGACCATCCTGATCACGACGCTCGCCTCGCTGCCGGTGGTGCTCCTCATCGCCGTCGTGCTGGGCTGA
- a CDS encoding FAD-binding oxidoreductase, which yields MTDLLDHLRTAVGDAHVLTADPDVAAYVVDWTGMYAGRALAVVRPGSTAEVAAVVAACHEAGVAIVPQGGNTGLVGGGVPDASGEAVVLSLGRMRTVRAVDPVAGTITVDAGVVLADVHAAAADAGRLFPMSLGSEGSCTIGGNLATNAGGTAVLRYGMTRELVLGLEVVLPDGRVWDGLRGLRKDNTGYDLTQLFVGSEGTLGVITGAVLRLFPATPRHATAWVAVASVEAAVSLLGVAQSRAGAHLSTFEIANRQAVDLVLAHLPGATDPLAEPSDWYVLVELAGAATEEGLDDALEAILGEGVEAGLVADAAIAGSPAQRSALWALREGISEAQKVEGATLKHDVTLPIADLAAWATAMAPVLEEVLPGVRPVTYGHVGDGNLHYNVSAPVLDGKGRDAELLAAAPDLSRAIYDSVAAGHGSISAEHGLGRSKAVAGSSYKSGVEVDLMRAVKHALDPRGLMNPGVLLP from the coding sequence ATGACCGACCTCCTCGACCACCTCCGCACCGCCGTCGGCGACGCGCACGTGCTCACCGCCGACCCCGACGTGGCCGCCTACGTCGTCGACTGGACGGGGATGTACGCCGGCCGCGCGCTCGCCGTCGTCCGGCCCGGGTCGACCGCCGAGGTCGCCGCCGTCGTCGCCGCCTGCCACGAGGCCGGGGTCGCGATCGTGCCGCAGGGCGGCAACACCGGGCTCGTCGGTGGCGGCGTGCCCGACGCGAGCGGCGAGGCGGTGGTGCTGTCGCTCGGCCGGATGCGGACCGTGCGTGCCGTCGACCCGGTCGCCGGCACGATCACCGTCGACGCCGGGGTCGTGCTCGCCGACGTGCACGCGGCGGCCGCGGACGCGGGCCGGCTGTTCCCGATGTCCCTCGGCTCGGAGGGCAGCTGCACGATCGGCGGCAACCTCGCGACCAACGCCGGAGGCACCGCGGTCCTGCGCTACGGCATGACCCGCGAGCTCGTCCTCGGCCTCGAGGTCGTGCTCCCCGACGGCCGGGTGTGGGACGGGCTGCGCGGGCTCCGCAAGGACAACACCGGCTACGACCTGACCCAGCTCTTCGTCGGCTCCGAGGGCACGCTCGGCGTGATCACCGGCGCCGTGCTCCGGCTCTTCCCGGCGACGCCGCGCCACGCGACGGCGTGGGTCGCCGTCGCGTCGGTCGAGGCCGCCGTCTCCCTGCTGGGCGTCGCGCAGTCGCGCGCCGGCGCCCACCTCTCGACCTTCGAGATCGCCAACCGGCAGGCGGTCGACCTGGTGCTCGCGCACCTGCCCGGGGCGACGGACCCGCTGGCCGAGCCGAGCGACTGGTACGTCCTGGTCGAGCTCGCCGGGGCGGCGACCGAGGAGGGCCTCGACGACGCGCTCGAGGCGATCCTCGGCGAGGGGGTCGAGGCCGGCCTCGTCGCCGACGCGGCCATCGCCGGCAGCCCGGCCCAGCGGTCCGCGCTGTGGGCGCTGCGCGAGGGCATCTCGGAGGCGCAGAAGGTCGAGGGAGCCACGCTCAAGCACGACGTCACGCTCCCCATCGCCGACCTCGCCGCGTGGGCGACCGCGATGGCGCCGGTGCTCGAGGAGGTCCTGCCCGGGGTCCGTCCGGTGACCTACGGACACGTCGGCGACGGCAACCTGCACTACAACGTCAGCGCACCCGTGCTGGACGGGAAGGGTCGCGACGCCGAGCTCCTCGCGGCGGCGCCGGACCTCTCGAGGGCGATCTACGACTCCGTCGCCGCCGGCCACGGCTCCATCAGCGCCGAGCACGGCCTCGGTCGGTCGAAGGCCGTCGCGGGGTCGTCGTACAAGTCCGGGGTCGAGGTGGACCTGATGCGCGCGGTAAAGCACGCGCTCGACCCCCGCGGCCTGATGAACCCGGGCGTGCTCCTGCCCTGA
- a CDS encoding DoxX family protein → MKAQTIGRILLGSAMVGAGVLHLTTQRQEFQAQVPDWFPIDEDVTVVGSGVVEIALGGAFVALPKHRGTIGALLAAFYVAIFPGNIAQYVEGTDAFGLDTDRARFVRLFFQPVLVLWALWAGGLLTRRAQRRRQAEALATEDVDTGE, encoded by the coding sequence ATGAAGGCGCAGACGATCGGACGCATCCTGCTCGGCTCGGCGATGGTGGGGGCAGGCGTGCTGCACCTGACCACCCAGCGCCAGGAGTTCCAGGCGCAGGTGCCCGACTGGTTCCCGATCGACGAGGACGTCACGGTCGTCGGCTCGGGCGTCGTCGAGATCGCGCTGGGCGGTGCCTTCGTCGCGCTGCCGAAGCACCGCGGCACGATCGGCGCGCTGCTCGCGGCCTTCTACGTCGCGATCTTCCCGGGCAACATCGCGCAGTACGTCGAGGGCACGGACGCGTTCGGCCTCGACACCGACCGCGCCCGGTTCGTCCGGCTCTTCTTCCAGCCCGTGCTCGTCCTCTGGGCGCTGTGGGCGGGCGGGTTGCTGACCCGCCGCGCCCAGCGGAGGCGGCAGGCCGAAGCGCTCGCGACCGAGGACGTCGACACCGGCGAGTGA
- a CDS encoding zinc-dependent metalloprotease family protein, with protein sequence MPTRKVLSSIAGLATIALAASMVPGNTATAAPVAKPGKVDLLSTSDGPTRAPGLTGDRSRSVAIDESGLDAARAGDRLAIDLFGGESVTAVVDAQRTVDGVTSWTGSLAGEGGTFAAVDVDGYRHITISSAERGTYEVTSTKAGDYVLTEVPAFAGEGKDAILPDEAGADHADHADHAAPRRQAPAAGGDAASAEAPDTAEDAASTIDVAIVYPASLVAELGDGPMRAQFALGITQTNQAFAASGIPTQVRLVGTRQLAQPQLASTQSSLYALQNPSDGQYDEVAGFREEVHADLVSMWHSNYPGSISCGIGYIGSGDAKNDPNYAFTALYGPSCATGNMTFAHELGHNLSADHDAGASSPPSSRGKAYARGYVDLAARTYTVMAYPSACDAAGVSCTRAAVYSGPGVLWNGIPQGNPAIDNTRAINEQIGLAANYRQSQIYPGTVAITGSARYKGTAVATPAGWTPAVSFSYQWYVDGVAVPGAVGATYTPGASLIGHALSVGVVGSAPFYSSVGLGSAPVAIGKATFKTKRPKLKGVPRAGRVLTVKLKGWKPKPGKKGVKVRYQWMRNGKKIKGAKKASYRLGRKDRGKKVSVVVKVKKKNYDTAKKSSKKVKVRR encoded by the coding sequence ATGCCGACCCGCAAAGTCCTGTCCAGCATCGCCGGCCTCGCCACGATCGCGCTCGCCGCGTCGATGGTTCCCGGCAACACCGCCACCGCGGCTCCCGTCGCGAAGCCCGGGAAGGTCGACCTGCTGTCGACCTCCGACGGCCCCACCCGCGCACCCGGCCTGACCGGTGACCGCTCGCGCTCCGTCGCGATCGACGAGTCCGGCCTCGACGCCGCTCGCGCGGGCGACCGGCTCGCGATCGACCTCTTCGGCGGCGAGTCCGTCACCGCGGTCGTCGACGCGCAGCGCACCGTCGACGGCGTGACGTCGTGGACCGGCTCGCTCGCCGGCGAGGGCGGCACCTTCGCGGCCGTCGACGTCGACGGCTACCGCCACATCACGATCAGCTCCGCCGAGCGGGGCACCTACGAGGTCACCAGCACCAAGGCCGGCGACTACGTCCTGACCGAGGTCCCCGCCTTCGCCGGCGAGGGCAAGGACGCGATCCTGCCCGACGAGGCCGGCGCCGACCACGCCGACCACGCCGACCACGCGGCGCCGCGACGCCAGGCGCCCGCCGCCGGTGGCGATGCCGCGAGCGCCGAGGCGCCCGACACGGCCGAGGACGCCGCGAGCACCATCGACGTCGCGATCGTCTACCCCGCCTCGCTGGTCGCCGAGCTCGGCGACGGTCCGATGCGCGCCCAGTTCGCGCTGGGCATCACGCAGACCAACCAGGCCTTCGCCGCCTCGGGCATCCCCACCCAGGTGCGGCTCGTCGGCACCCGCCAGCTCGCCCAGCCGCAGCTGGCGAGCACCCAGTCCTCGCTCTACGCGCTGCAGAACCCGTCCGACGGCCAGTACGACGAGGTGGCCGGGTTCCGCGAGGAGGTCCACGCCGACCTGGTCAGCATGTGGCACTCCAACTACCCCGGCAGCATCTCGTGCGGCATCGGCTACATCGGATCGGGTGACGCCAAGAACGACCCGAACTACGCCTTCACCGCGCTCTACGGCCCCAGCTGCGCCACCGGCAACATGACGTTCGCCCACGAGCTCGGCCACAACCTCAGCGCCGACCACGACGCCGGCGCCAGCTCCCCGCCGTCGTCGCGGGGCAAGGCCTACGCCCGCGGCTACGTCGACCTCGCCGCCAGGACCTACACCGTCATGGCCTACCCGAGCGCCTGCGACGCGGCCGGGGTGTCGTGCACCCGCGCCGCGGTCTACTCCGGCCCGGGCGTGCTCTGGAACGGCATCCCCCAAGGCAACCCGGCGATCGACAACACCCGCGCGATCAACGAGCAGATCGGGCTCGCGGCCAACTACCGCCAGTCGCAGATCTACCCCGGGACCGTCGCGATCACCGGCTCGGCCCGCTACAAGGGCACCGCCGTCGCCACCCCGGCCGGCTGGACGCCGGCCGTCAGCTTCAGCTACCAGTGGTACGTCGACGGCGTGGCCGTCCCGGGTGCAGTCGGGGCGACCTACACCCCCGGCGCGTCGCTGATCGGGCACGCGCTCAGCGTCGGCGTCGTCGGCAGCGCTCCCTTCTACAGCTCGGTCGGCCTCGGCAGCGCGCCCGTGGCCATCGGCAAGGCGACCTTCAAGACGAAGCGGCCCAAGCTGAAGGGTGTGCCGCGCGCCGGTCGCGTCCTCACCGTGAAGCTCAAGGGCTGGAAGCCCAAGCCCGGCAAGAAGG